GTCGGATTACTCTGCGGCATAACTCATCACATCCATCACCAGTGGGCTCAGGTCGGTCTCGGTACGCGGGGTGGTCCCGGGTGCCACGTGTACCGTACCGCCGGTCAGCAGCGTGACCAGATCCGCCGGCGAGGACAGTCGGCCGTCCACCGTGAACGAGTCGAACAGGAACGGCAGACCGTCGGCGGCCAGCGGGTCGGGTGTGCTCATCACGTGGAAGTGCAGGTGCGGAGCATCGGTGTTCCCGGTGTTGCCGAGGTGGCCGATCACCTGGCCGGTGCTCAGCTGATCACCCGGCTTCACCTGTGCCGAGCCGGTCTTGAGATGCGCGTAGAACGCGTAGTTGCCGTCACCGATGTCCTGCACGACATGGTTGCCGCCGTACTCCGGCAGGGTCAGTCCGGTGGCGTCTGTGGTCGGGGTCTGCTCGGGCAGGCCGTCGAGCACCGAGACCACCGGCCCGTCCGCCACCGCCAGGACGTCCGCGCCGTAGAACGGGTAACTGGCCAGCTGGGTGGCGTCGCCCTTGTACAGCGCGCCGTCGGCATCGATCTGCAGGTAGTCGATGGCGAAGCGTTCCGCGGCCCACAACTCGCCGCTGATCGGGTTGAGTGCCATCCGGTGCGAGGTCATCTCGTTGCAGCAACTGTTGGCCGCCAACCAGTTCGGTCCGCGCAGCGGGGGAGAGATGACCACCGGCTTGCGGGTGGACACGGCGACCGGGGCGACCTCCTCGGCCATCTCGGCAGGCAGCAGCGGAGGCATCGGCCGGCTCAGCTTGACCGCGACGGTGTGCGAAAGACGCTGGGGCACATCCGGTTGGTCCAGAGCGAGATCGATCCAGACGACTCCGCTCTGGGCCGGGCCGAACGAGGCGGACGGTTCGCCCATGGCGCCGAGCAGTCGGGTGCGGTTGCGCAGGTCCTCGCCGCTCAACGTCAGCAACTCCCGGTCGCCGGCGTTGACGGTGACCGACTCCAGATCGATGACCTGGCCCATGGCGTTGGTCAGGTACAGCTCATAGGCCAGGTGGGTTCGGCCGTCGGTGGCCGGCACCGGCACCGGCCGGCTGAGCGCTCTTGCGAGAATCGGTGTGGGCTCGATCGGCAGGGCGTCGGTGGTCGCGCTGGGAACCGCTGTCGCTGACGGGCTGGAATCGGTTGGCGGCGAAGATGGTTCGGTGTTGTTCGAACATCCCGTCAGCAGAGCCCATGCGCCGAGCAGGGCGGTGGCGCGGCGCATCGTGAGTTTCACTCGGGCTCCTCGGATTTCGGTTCGGTGGCGTCGGGGTCGACGTCCATCTCGGTGCGGAACATGAAGAAGAACACCACCCAGCCGATCGCCGAGATGAAGATCCAGCTGACCATCCGGTAGATGAGCATGGCGGAGATCGCCGAGGCGAGCGTCATCCCGCTGGACACCAGGCCGGGCACCAGCACCGCCTCGACCACCAGCAGTCCGCCCGGCATCAGCGGGATGGACCCGACCGCGCGGGCGGCGGCATAGGCCACCGTCAGCGCGGCCAGCGACGGGTGACCCCCGGCCGCGTACGCGGCGAATGCCAGGCAGGCGACGTCGGCGACCCAATTGAACAGCGACCAGCTGAACGCGTTGCCCAGGGCGCGGCGGCTCAGTTTCACCGACTCCAGCTGATGCAGCATCTCCCGCCACTTGTCCAGCCAGGTATCGGCGGGCTTGTTGCGCAGCGAGTTGAACCAGGACAGCAGCCGCACGCCGATACCGTCGAGCTGCTGCGGGTTGGAGGCCACCGACTGGGCCAGCACCAGCAACAGGAAGAAACCCCCGAGCGTGAAGATCAGCGACAGCGGGTTCTTACTGGCGCCCAGCAGGAAAGCTCCGCCCAGCCCGAGCAGCGCCAGCCCGACGGCCTGCAGCACGCCCGACATCACCAGCTGCCAGGACGCCACCACCGGGGAGGCACCCCAGATGCGCTGTTGGCGGTAGACGAACGTGGCCGACAGCACCGGGCCACCGGGCAGCGTGGTGGACAGCGCGTTGCCGGCGTAGAACGCGGCCTCCGAGCGCCACTGCCGCACGGTGACCCCGGCCGAGCGCAGCAGGGTGCGCTGGATCTGCGCGAAACTGTGCATCGAGGCCATCGCGGCCACCACGGCGGCCAGCACCCACCACCAGTTCGCCGACAGCAGGCTGGTCCACGCCTTGGCCAGTTGGTCCCAGACCAGCGCGAGCTCGACGGTCAGCACCACCACCGCGACCACGATGACCGCCCACCGCACCCACCAGTACTTGCCCCGCGGGCGCGCATCCTGGCCAGGGGCGTCGCTCATCGGCGCGTCGTGCGACACGCTGTAAGAGTAGCGGCGTGCCCTTCGGGTATCCGCCGGTTCCCGCGGCGCGCCGCGTGCCGGTCGTACGGTAGGCCCATGTCGATAGATTCGGTCGCCGACCAGTCGGTGCATCCGCTCGTCCGCAAGGGCGCGGCCTGGGCCTGGCGGCTGTTGGTCCTGGGCGTGGCGGTGGTGTTCCTGCTGTGGGTGATCAGCCACTTCCTGCTGATCGTGGTGCCGGTGGCGCTGGCGGCCATGTTCGCGGCGCTGTTGCTGCCCGCGGTGGATGCGCTGGCCGCACGACGGGTGCCGCGCGGAGGTGCGGTGGCGATCGTGCTGCTCGGCGCCATCGCCGGGGTCGGCGGCATCCTGAGCTTCGTCGTCAGCCAATTCATCACGGGCGCACCGGCTCTCGTCGAACAGGTCACGGCGAGCGTGGACGGGGTGCGGAACTGGTTGATCCAGGGTCCGTTACACCTGAGCAAGGAGCAGATCGACCACGCCGGTGACGCGTTGATCACCACCCTGCAGGAGAACCAGGCCAAGGTCACCAGTGGCGCGCTGTCCACGGCCGCCACCGTCACCGAGATCCTCACCGGTGCACTGCTGGTGCTGTTCACGCTGATCTTCCTGCTGCAGGGCGGGCGGGCCATCTTCCGCTACGTCACGAAGATCTTCCCCTCCTCGGTGCGCGACCGCGTGCGCGACGCCGGGCGGGCCGGCTTCCACTCGCTGACCGGCTACGTGCGGGCCACCTGCCTGGTGGCGCTGGTCGACGCGGTCGGCATCGGAACCGGCCTGGCCATCATGGGTGTGCCGTTGGCGCTGCCGTTGGCCTCCCTGGTGTTCCTGGGCGCCTTCATCCCACTGATCGGTGCGGTGCTCACCGGAGGAGTGGCCGTCATCGTGGCGCTGATCGCCAAGGGCTGGGTCTACGCGCTGATCACCCTCGGCCTGATCCTGGCCGTGCAGCAGCTGGAATCCCATGTGCTGCAACCGCTGGTGATGGGCCGGGCGGTGGCCGTGCACCCGCTGGCGGTGGTGCTCGCCATCGCCAGCGGCGGCTTGCTCGCGGGGATCGTCGGCGCCCTGCTCGCGGTGCCGGTCCTGGCCGTACTCAACAGCGCGATGCGGGTGCTGCTGGCACCTGACCCGCAGGCGGAGCAGGAACAGGTGGCAGCAGAACTGGAGCCCGAAGGCCTTACAGGCGACCCTCCCGGCGCAGCAGATCCGCCGCGCTGACACCGGTGCCGCGGCGGGGCGGCGCATCGCCGGTGTCGCGGGTATCGATCTTCTCGGTCGACTCCGGGTCACCCGGAGCGCGCTGCGCCGGAATGGCGGTCGTGGGCTCGCTGCCCGGCTCCGGGATGGCCCGGGTGGGTTCGGCCGACGGCCGCACCGGCGGCGCCGGATTGGCGGACGGGATCGCGGTGGTGGGGGTGTTGCCGCGCAGTTCACCCAGCCACGACTCGATTTCGCGACGTTCCCGGCCGGGTGCCGGGTCGACCCGCGGGGCACGCTCGGTCGGGGCCGCGTTGACGGCGTTGATCGCCGTCGTCTTCGCCGAATCCGGTTGTGCCGCAAAGCGCGTGGTGGGTGCCTCCGGTGCCGGGCTGGGCGGTGCGGTGGGGAGGCGGGTGGTACCGGCAGCCGACGGGCCCGACGGGCGGACCGGTGGCAGCGGGCCCCGTGCACCCGGGGCCGGGTGGCCCGGATCGTGCTGGGCGGGCGGGTGAGCGGGGCCGCCGGCGCCGACCAGGGCCGCCTGATCGGCGACCTCGTGCTCGGGTTCACGCTGCGCGGGCCACTTGCGCTCGTCGGGTAGATCGGTCTCGCCCAGGCCGATGCGTTCCTGTATCCGCCGCATCCACCGCGGCGCCCACCAACAGTCGTCGCCGAGCAGCTTCATGATGGCCGGCACCAGGAACATGCGGACCACGGTCGCATCCAGCAGCAGCGCGATGAGCAGACCGAAGGCCAGGTACTTCATCATCACCAGGTCGGAGAACACGAACGCACCCGCCACGACGGCCAGCACCAGGGCGGCGCCGGTGATGAGGCGGCCGGTGGTCGCGGTGCCGATGCGGATCGCCTCCGTGGTGGACATGCCGCGTTCTCGCGCCTCCACCATGCGGGACACCAGGAACACCTCGTAGTCGGTGGACAGACCCCAGATCACCGCGATGATCAGGCCGATCATCGGTGCCATCAGCGGCTGTGGGGTGTAGTTCATCAGCCCGGACCCGTGACCGTCGACGAACATCCAGGTGAGGATGCCCATCGTGGATCCGAGCGTCAGCGCGCTCATCAGCGTCGCCTTGATGGGCAGCACGATCGAGCCGAACGCCAGGAACATCAGGATCGTCGTGGTGACCACCAGCACCACCGCCATCAGCGGCAGCTTGGCGAACAGGCTGTGGATACTGTCCTGCTCCAGCGCCGGGGTGCCGCCGACCGCGATCTCCAGACCGCGCGGGGGCTGGATGGAGCGCAGCTCGTCCATCTTCTGGGACGCGTCGTTGCGGTTGACCAGGCCGTTCTGCAGGACCCGCACCGACGGGTCCTTGGTCCCGGTGTCCTGAGCGGAGCGCTCCTGCCACATCTTGCTCGGATCGTTGTCCGGGTCGATGAAGCCCGAGACGGTCATCGCCTTCGCGCGGACCTCGGCCAACTGCTGGTCGGTGATCGGCTCACCGTCGGTGCGTTCGATCACCAGCGTCAGCGGCTCGGTGCGGAATCCGGGGAAGCTCCGGTCGAAGTCCTCCTGTGCCGAACGGACGCTGTTGTCCGGGGGCAGGTACTTCTCGCTGATGCCGCCGAGGGACAGCTGTCCGAGGGGGATGACCAGCAGGATCATCACGATCAGGATCGGCGCGGTGAACGCGATCGGCCGCTTCATCACGACGTTGACCAGCTTGCCCCAGAAGCCCTTCTCGACCTCGGCGCGGGTCTTGGTCTTCTGGGTCTTCTCCGCCAGCCACTCCACCCACCAGACGATGGGGCCACGAGCGAGCGGGACGTAGCGGGCCAGGGCCAGCCCACCGGAGACCACGGCCACGAAGATCACCACGCCGAGCAGCACCCAGTACAGGCCGCCGCCCAGAGAATCCTTGTTGGCGATGGTGAGGTAGGCCATCCAGCCGAGCAGACCGACGTAGCCCAGGACCAAGCCGATGACCGTCAGGGGTAGCCCCTGCTCGCCGGTCTGCTTGATCTGTTTGCGGGCGCGGTGGCCGAGGAAGATACCCACCGGCGGCACCAGCACACCGGCCGGGATCGAGGCGATGGCCAGCGTGTTGGTGCGCGGATTCGCGGGATCGGAGGCGACCTGGTTCTGCACGAATTTCAGCAGCCAGCTGACGCCGAGGGCGTCCACCCGGGGTCCGAGGATGGCCAGTGCGGCCGGCAGCACGGTGACCGACAGGATCGCCGCGAGCATGACCGACGCGATGATCGCGTAGGTGATCGACTTCAGGAAGCCCTGCGGGAACAGCAGCAGCGGAACCGAGGACGCCACCAGGATCACCGCGGAGAACATCACGGTGCGGCCCGAGGTCATCACGGTGCGGCGCACGGCCGCCTCGGTGTCGTAGCCCTCGGCCAACTCCTCGCGGAACCGGCTCACCATGAACAGGCCGTAGTCGATGGCGATGCCGAGGCCCATCAGCGTCACGACGGGCTGGGCGAAGAAGTGCACCGGCATGATCTCGGCGAGCAGCCGCATGATGCCGAGCGCGCCGGCGATGGTCAGGCCGCCGATGATGCCGGGCAGGGCGGCGGCCACGACGCCACCGAAGACGAAGAACAGCACGACGCAGACCAGCGGGATGGCGGCCACCTCGGCGCGCTTCTGGTCCTCGCCGATGGTGCCGGTCAGCTCGCTGGCCAGCGGCTGCAGCCCGGCCAGCTGGATCGCGCCGCCGTTGATCTGCGACAGCTGGGGTTCGACGGCCTGGTAGTTCTTCAGGATCTCGTCGTCGTTCTCGCCCTTGAGCGGGATGCTGACGAAGGTCTTGGACAGGTCGTCGGTCTTCATCTGCTGCACGGTCTCGGCCGCGGCGTCGGGCGCGCGGAGCCAGCCGACCCAGCTGACGATCTGATCCTCGTTGTCGGCGACCAGATCGTTGAGTTCCCCGGTGACCTTCTTCATCCACTCCGGGTCGTCGACCTTCTTGCCGTCCGGCGGCGTGAGGATCGCGACCACGTGACTGGTGCGGTCACGGCCGTACACCTCGTCGCCGAGCAGCGACGCGCGTACCGATTCACTGGTTTCGTCATAGAAACCGCTCTGGGTGACGTGGGAACCCAAACTGGCCCCGTATACGCCGCCACCAAGGCACAGTGCGACCATGACCCCGATCACTATGTATCGGAATTGGTACACCGTTCGACCCCACCAGGCGAACACGTCAGCTCCTTATTTGTTCTTGATGATCTGATTCACGCTGCGCGCGCATGTCACTTCAGTTGTCAGACGCGCGAGGTCAGCAGCGCGGACAACGGCCGGAACGGCTGCAGCCAAGCGCCCTGCTCGGGCAGCGAATCAAGGCCGATTCGCGGTAGCGGCTCCCGGAAGACACCAGGGATGTCCTCCAGGTCGACGAACTCCAAGCTATCCGACGCTAACGCCCAACTGGCATGTTCGCGAAATCCGAGCACCTGCACCGGAACACCCTCGTGGGCGATCTCTTCCAGCGGTGCCCGGAACGCCTGACCGTCCGCGGACGCCACCACCACACCGGCCAGGCCCTCACTGCGGCGCAGCGCGATGTGGTCGAGCATGTCGCTGTCGACATCGCTGTCCTCGTCCACCTTCGGCTTGGCGAAGACCGCAAAGCCCACGTTACGCAACGCTTCCACCCAGGGCCGGACGACATCCGCGCTACCTGGGGCGATGTTGGTGAAAACGGTGGCTTCGGGCTCGAGCGAGACCGCCGCGGACGGTGACGAGTCGCGTTGGCTGGACAGTTCGGCGGTCCGGTTGAGCAGCCAGCGGCCCAGCGCGTCGAAACGGGGGCGGTGTGCGGCGGTGGGCCGGCCGCCCAGGATGGACCCCAGCCCCATGTCGAGGTTGGGTGCGTCCCAGACCAGCAGCACCCGTTGGGTGGCGGGCGCCGCGGAGACCGTCGGATCAGGGACGTCTATGGTTTCGGGTTCGATCTCGACACTCAACAGGGCCCTCTTCTCTTCGCGCGGGCGCTCATCGACGCTCCCAGAGGAGTTCGGTGACGATGGGACCGGCCAGCGCCTTGCGTTCGTACTTCGTCTCGGGTCTGGCCACCGATATCGGAAGCTGCTGGTCGGTGTCGACGCGACGCAACCGCGGTTCGGCGTCGCCGACCTCGGCGATGTGCTCGGCGTATCCCTGGTGGTCGGTCGCCGCGTGCAGGATGCCGCCGGGCTTGAGCCGGTCGGCGATCAGGGCCATCGTCTCGGTCTGGAACAGCCGGCGCTTGTGGTGGCGGGCCTTGGGCCACGGGTCCGGGAAGAACACCCGCACCCCGGTCAGCGACGCCGACGGCAGCGAATGTTCCAGGACGTCGACACCGTCCCCGCGGACCAGCCGGATGTTCGGGATGCCGTCGCGGTCGATCACACCGAGCAACTGGCCGAGCCCCTTCTTGTAGACCTCGACGGCGATCACGTCGAGATCGGGCTCGGACTGCGCCATCGCCGAGGTGGAGACCCCGGTGCCGCAGCCGATCTCCAGGATCAGCGGGGCCTGCCGGCCGAACCACCGCTCAGGGTCCAGCACGACCGGATGGCCCTCGGCGTTGCGGGCCTCGGTGCCGATCTGCGGCCACAGCCGCTCCCAGGTCTGCTGTTGACCACCGGACAAGGTGGAGCGCCGCGACCGGAAGCTGGTGATCCTCCGCGCATGGTGGGTCGGCGGGGTCTCCGCACCGGTTGCTGCGCCCTGTTCCGGGGTGCCGGCCTCCCCGGCTTCCTCGCGCTGGGCATACATCGGTCCATCGTCGCTCATCCAGTCAGATGTACCCGCATCGCGGCCCAGATTGATACCCAACAGTTGTCTTGGCGGCCTTATGTCCCAAAACACTGTTCGTCGGGGTGTCCGGGCGGTGTCACGATTTGATGTGAGCAGTGGTGACAGTGCAACGGGTGTGAGGGGGCTCCGAGATGAGTGTGGACGACTTCCTCACCGAATTGTCCGGGTACGCCGAGAGTGCTCGGCAACCCGCGCTGAGCCCGATCATCGAGGGTCTGCGTCGCCCGATCGCCGTCCGCATCGTGGGCCGCCCCGGGGTGGGCGGCCGCACCGTGGCGGCCGCGCTGCGGGCGGCGGGTGTCCCGGTGGTGGTCACCCGGCCGGACGTGGATGTGCTCGTCATCGCCGAAACCGCGAAACCCGAGGACTGCCGAACGGTCGCCGAGACGACCCGGCCGCTGCTCACCGTCCTGAACAAGGCCGACCTGCTCGGCGCCGCGGCGGCCGACCGGGCCGCCCGGGTGCGCCGGCTGACCGGGGCGCCGACGGTCCCGATGTCGGCGCTGCACGCCGTCGCCGACCTGGATGCGGCGCAGACCGCGTCGCTGCGGGTGCTGGCCGCCGACCCCGCGGACCTGAGCAGTGTCGAGGCGTTCTGCGCGGGCCCGCACGTGCTGGGCGCCGGCACCCGGGCCGGGCTGCTGGCCGCGCTGGACCTGTCCGGGATCGCGGAGCTGACCTCGGCGATCCTGTCGGGCGAGGACGAGCCGGCCTTGACCACCCGGCTGCGCCGGTGCAGCAACGTCGAGGAGGTGTGCAGCGGCCTGCGTGCGGTGTCGGCGGCCCTGCGATACCGGCGGCTGCGGCACGCGCTGTCCGGCGTGCGGGCGTTGGCCGCCCGGACCGGGGATCAACGGCTGGCCGCCGTGGCGACCGGAGACACCGCGGTGCTCGCCGCGATGGCCGCGGCGACCGAGGTGCTGGAGGCGGACGGTCTGGATGTGCGTTCGGGGGAGCCGCTGCAACGCGCCGTGCGGTGGCAGCGCTACAGCCGGGGGCCGGTCAACGCCCTGCATCGCCGGTGCGGGGCCGATGTTTCGCGGGGCGCGCTGCGATCGATGTCCCCCGGCCGGGACCGGGGGTGACCTCCGGCGCGGGGCGGCCGATCCTCGAGACCACCGACCCCGCGGCGCTGGACGCGCAACTGTCCTCGCTGGCGGCTGGTCTGGGGCCGCCGCCCGCGGAGCCGGGGGAGGTGGTGCTGGTCGTCGGGCCCTGGCTGGCCGGGGTGTCCACCCTGACCGCGGCGCTGCGCGAACGGATGCCGGAACGACGGTTCCTGGAGGCCGCCGGACTCGCCCCCGGGATCGCGCCGGTGGCGGTGATCTTCGCGGTGTCGGCGGTGGCCCCGCTCGCCGAGTCGGACTGCACCCTGCTCGACGATGCCGCACGGTGCACCGACCTGGTGATCGGCGTGCTCACCAAGATCGACGTGCACCGCGACTGGCGCGCGGTGCTGGCCGCCGACGCCGAGCTTGTCGGGTCACGCACCGCACGGTTGCGGGACATGCCATGGGTGGGGGTGGCCGCCGGTCCGGCCGGAGCCGCGGCACAGCTGGGCAATCTGGTGGCGGTGCTGCGGCAGGGGCTCGACGGGGACACGCTGAGGTATCGAAATCGGTTGCGGGCGTGGGAATCCCATCTCGTCGAGCAGGTCGGCGCGGCTGCCGCGGCGGCCGTCGACCACACGTCGGTGGCGTTACACCGCCGACGTGACGACCTGCTCGGTGCGGCGCGGCTGTCGCGTGCCGAGCGCGGCATCGCACTGCGCAGCCGAATCCAGCAGGCCCGGGTGCAGCTGGGCTACTTCGCCCGCAACCGCTGCTCCTCGGTGCGCACCGAACTGGCCGAGGACGTCGCCGAATGGGGTGGCCTGTTGCCGTGGGACCGCGGCCGGCTGCGGGCCGAGGCCTTCCGGTCCTCCGTGTACGGCCGGGCCGCCGAGGTCGTCGAGGAGGTCGACACCGGCATCAGCGAGCACCTCCGCGACATCGCCACCGAGTTGGGGCTGGTCGCAGCGGCGGTGCCGCCGCCGGCGTCGCTACCCGATCTGGGCGCCCCGGGGTCGACCGCGCGGCGGCTGGAGACCCAGCTGATGATGCTGCTGGGCGCGGGCTTCGGGCTCGGGGTCGCGCTGGCCGCCGGCCGGTTGCTGGCGGGACTGGCGCCGGGGTCGGCGGCGGTCGGGGCGATCGGCGGTGCGCTGCTGGGGGTGTTGCTCACCGTGTGGGTGGTGGGGATCCGGGACCTGCTGCAGGACCGGGCGCTGCTCGATCGATGGGTCGGCGGCGCCGCCGCCACGCTGCGCGAACACACCGAGGCGCTGGTCGCGACCCGGGTGCTGGCCGCCGAGCTGGACCTCACCGGCCAGGTCGCCGTGGCCGATGAGCGGCTGGCCGGGCGGACGGCGCATCAGGTGGACGCGATCGACGCGGAACTGCGGGACCGCGCGTTCGCGGCGGCGCGGGCACACAAATCCGCGGAGAACCGACTGGCGGCGCTGCGGGCGGCGTTGAACGCCGTCCGCGCCGCATTTAATAATCAGACGAATCCAGTTACCAATCAGTAGGCTTTTTCTGAACGGCTTTCTGAATCGTTCCTGTGAGTGATCGGACATTATCCCGATTCCCCAACCCAATGTGACCCGCGTTAACCTCTTATTAGGGACGATCGTGACCAGCCGGTTATCGGCGCGCTCACGGAAACTACGCAGGAGACTTTGATGACCTCAGCGACCATTCCCGGTCTGGAAACCGCACCGACGACGCATCAGGGGCTGCTTGCCTGGGTCCGCGAGGTCGCGGAGCTGACACAGCCCGACCGGGTCGCGTGGGCCGATGGTTCCGAGGAGGAGTACGAGCGCCTCGCCGCGCAACTGGTCGAGGCCGGTACGTTCCAGAAACTGAATGACGAGAAGCAGCCGAACTCCTATTTGGCGCTGTCCGATCCGTCCGACGTGGCGCGCGTCGAGTCCCGGACCTACATCTGCTCCGAGCGTGAGGTCGACGCCGGCCCCACCAACAACTGGATGGACCCCGCCGAGATGCGCGGGATCATGACCGACCTGTACCGCGGCAGCATGCGCGGCCGCACCCTGTGGGTGGTGCCGTTCTGCATGGGCCCGCTGGACGCCGAGGACCCGAAACTGGGCGTCGAGCTCACCGACTCGGAGTACGTCGTCGTCTCCATGCGCACCATGACCCGGATGGGCCAGGCCGCGCTGGACAAGATCGGCGAGGACGGCTTCTTCGTCAAGGCGCTGCACTCGATCGGTGCGCCGCTGGAGCCCGGACAAAAAGATGTGCCGTGGCCGTGCAACGACACCAAGTACATCACCCACTTCCCGGAGACCCGCGAAATCTGGAGCTACGGCTCGGGT
This region of Mycolicibacterium diernhoferi genomic DNA includes:
- a CDS encoding M23 family metallopeptidase: MRRATALLGAWALLTGCSNNTEPSSPPTDSSPSATAVPSATTDALPIEPTPILARALSRPVPVPATDGRTHLAYELYLTNAMGQVIDLESVTVNAGDRELLTLSGEDLRNRTRLLGAMGEPSASFGPAQSGVVWIDLALDQPDVPQRLSHTVAVKLSRPMPPLLPAEMAEEVAPVAVSTRKPVVISPPLRGPNWLAANSCCNEMTSHRMALNPISGELWAAERFAIDYLQIDADGALYKGDATQLASYPFYGADVLAVADGPVVSVLDGLPEQTPTTDATGLTLPEYGGNHVVQDIGDGNYAFYAHLKTGSAQVKPGDQLSTGQVIGHLGNTGNTDAPHLHFHVMSTPDPLAADGLPFLFDSFTVDGRLSSPADLVTLLTGGTVHVAPGTTPRTETDLSPLVMDVMSYAAE
- a CDS encoding NYN domain-containing protein, whose amino-acid sequence is MEPETIDVPDPTVSAAPATQRVLLVWDAPNLDMGLGSILGGRPTAAHRPRFDALGRWLLNRTAELSSQRDSSPSAAVSLEPEATVFTNIAPGSADVVRPWVEALRNVGFAVFAKPKVDEDSDVDSDMLDHIALRRSEGLAGVVVASADGQAFRAPLEEIAHEGVPVQVLGFREHASWALASDSLEFVDLEDIPGVFREPLPRIGLDSLPEQGAWLQPFRPLSALLTSRV
- the trmB gene encoding tRNA (guanosine(46)-N7)-methyltransferase TrmB, which translates into the protein MSDDGPMYAQREEAGEAGTPEQGAATGAETPPTHHARRITSFRSRRSTLSGGQQQTWERLWPQIGTEARNAEGHPVVLDPERWFGRQAPLILEIGCGTGVSTSAMAQSEPDLDVIAVEVYKKGLGQLLGVIDRDGIPNIRLVRGDGVDVLEHSLPSASLTGVRVFFPDPWPKARHHKRRLFQTETMALIADRLKPGGILHAATDHQGYAEHIAEVGDAEPRLRRVDTDQQLPISVARPETKYERKALAGPIVTELLWERR
- a CDS encoding AI-2E family transporter, producing the protein MSIDSVADQSVHPLVRKGAAWAWRLLVLGVAVVFLLWVISHFLLIVVPVALAAMFAALLLPAVDALAARRVPRGGAVAIVLLGAIAGVGGILSFVVSQFITGAPALVEQVTASVDGVRNWLIQGPLHLSKEQIDHAGDALITTLQENQAKVTSGALSTAATVTEILTGALLVLFTLIFLLQGGRAIFRYVTKIFPSSVRDRVRDAGRAGFHSLTGYVRATCLVALVDAVGIGTGLAIMGVPLALPLASLVFLGAFIPLIGAVLTGGVAVIVALIAKGWVYALITLGLILAVQQLESHVLQPLVMGRAVAVHPLAVVLAIASGGLLAGIVGALLAVPVLAVLNSAMRVLLAPDPQAEQEQVAAELEPEGLTGDPPGAADPPR
- a CDS encoding TIGR00374 family protein; this translates as MSHDAPMSDAPGQDARPRGKYWWVRWAVIVVAVVVLTVELALVWDQLAKAWTSLLSANWWWVLAAVVAAMASMHSFAQIQRTLLRSAGVTVRQWRSEAAFYAGNALSTTLPGGPVLSATFVYRQQRIWGASPVVASWQLVMSGVLQAVGLALLGLGGAFLLGASKNPLSLIFTLGGFFLLLVLAQSVASNPQQLDGIGVRLLSWFNSLRNKPADTWLDKWREMLHQLESVKLSRRALGNAFSWSLFNWVADVACLAFAAYAAGGHPSLAALTVAYAAARAVGSIPLMPGGLLVVEAVLVPGLVSSGMTLASAISAMLIYRMVSWIFISAIGWVVFFFMFRTEMDVDPDATEPKSEEPE
- a CDS encoding MMPL family transporter, producing MFAWWGRTVYQFRYIVIGVMVALCLGGGVYGASLGSHVTQSGFYDETSESVRASLLGDEVYGRDRTSHVVAILTPPDGKKVDDPEWMKKVTGELNDLVADNEDQIVSWVGWLRAPDAAAETVQQMKTDDLSKTFVSIPLKGENDDEILKNYQAVEPQLSQINGGAIQLAGLQPLASELTGTIGEDQKRAEVAAIPLVCVVLFFVFGGVVAAALPGIIGGLTIAGALGIMRLLAEIMPVHFFAQPVVTLMGLGIAIDYGLFMVSRFREELAEGYDTEAAVRRTVMTSGRTVMFSAVILVASSVPLLLFPQGFLKSITYAIIASVMLAAILSVTVLPAALAILGPRVDALGVSWLLKFVQNQVASDPANPRTNTLAIASIPAGVLVPPVGIFLGHRARKQIKQTGEQGLPLTVIGLVLGYVGLLGWMAYLTIANKDSLGGGLYWVLLGVVIFVAVVSGGLALARYVPLARGPIVWWVEWLAEKTQKTKTRAEVEKGFWGKLVNVVMKRPIAFTAPILIVMILLVIPLGQLSLGGISEKYLPPDNSVRSAQEDFDRSFPGFRTEPLTLVIERTDGEPITDQQLAEVRAKAMTVSGFIDPDNDPSKMWQERSAQDTGTKDPSVRVLQNGLVNRNDASQKMDELRSIQPPRGLEIAVGGTPALEQDSIHSLFAKLPLMAVVLVVTTTILMFLAFGSIVLPIKATLMSALTLGSTMGILTWMFVDGHGSGLMNYTPQPLMAPMIGLIIAVIWGLSTDYEVFLVSRMVEARERGMSTTEAIRIGTATTGRLITGAALVLAVVAGAFVFSDLVMMKYLAFGLLIALLLDATVVRMFLVPAIMKLLGDDCWWAPRWMRRIQERIGLGETDLPDERKWPAQREPEHEVADQAALVGAGGPAHPPAQHDPGHPAPGARGPLPPVRPSGPSAAGTTRLPTAPPSPAPEAPTTRFAAQPDSAKTTAINAVNAAPTERAPRVDPAPGRERREIESWLGELRGNTPTTAIPSANPAPPVRPSAEPTRAIPEPGSEPTTAIPAQRAPGDPESTEKIDTRDTGDAPPRRGTGVSAADLLRREGRL